The nucleotide window CGATGGCGACGACGTGGATCGTGATGATGCCGGGCTTCCGGATCGCGTATGCCACCAGGCCGGCCAGCACGAGGGCAATGGCAATGGTGAAGATGGCGAACCGGACCGGCTCGGGAAGCGTGGCGCCAAGGTTGAGAAAGGCACCGTGGTTCTGCACGTGCTGCAAGCGCACGAAGTCGCCCCAGAAGGAGTAGGTGACCGGGTCCGGCAGGCACACACGGACAAGCTGTTTCGTCGCCTGGTCGCAGCCGACGCAGGAAAACAGCACGAGCAGCAAGAGCGACGTTCTTCCGAGCCTGTTCATGGTTCTGTCCTTGCCAGGTGAAGGGTAGCTAGCCAGTGGTCGACAGCCGCAGCTTGCCGGTTCGGCAACGGAGGGCAAGCCGCAGTGTACCGGCAAGCTCCCGCAGCGTATAGCGGCGGATTGCAACACGTGGCGGCCGGACGCGGCGCCATCGGGCACCGGCGGATCGAACTGGCCATCCGCGTCAGTCGAGGAAGCCCGGACTGCCCTTGATGGTCGATGCGGTGATGATTTCGCTCGTCGAATATCCTCCTTCGGCGTAGCCGGACCCACCCTTCAACGTCCTGCCGTCGGCAAACGTCGCGCTGATCTCGTAGCCGCCGGCATTGCCTGCGATGTATCTCAGCTGGGCAGACTGGCGGTTCTTCAAGGCAGGCAACTGGACTGTGCTTGTTCGACCGCCCGATCGATGCGTCAGCACGACGTTCGCGACGTCCTCGCCGCTACGGTTTTCCACGACAACGCGCACTACCGGCGAGAGCCAGCCCCTGGAGCCCGCCGTGATGGCGCCTGCCACGAAGCCGATTCCGGCGCACAGTATCGCGGCGATCGTTGCGCCGATCAGGGTCGAGACTCTTTTCATCATTTCAGTCCAGGTTATGCCCCGATCCTGGCGGATTCAGTGGCTGGGCAAATAAACAATTCCTCATGAGTGAAGAGTATCCACCTTGGCTCTTAGCCCTGCATTAGAACTGGAGCGTGCCGTATTCGATGGATGCGCCATCCAGCCGTTACTTGCCTTCGAATTTCGTTGCGGTACCGGGATGGCGGACGACGCAATCGGGTAAGGCACCGGCGACCACAGGAGCCGGTACCGAAATGCGTGCACCAATCGGTGCCGGCCGGATCAAGATGAACGATGAGGCGATTCCTGGACCCTTCCCGGCGGTGCCTGGCGCCATCCGTAGCGAAGCTGCGGCGACGCGCTGAATCAGGCCTGCGTGCCGCCGGCCGGGCTGACCGCCACCTGCAGCGTCGCCCGCAAGCCGGGCCGGTTATCGGCCAGCAGCAGCACGCCGCCATGCAGGCGGGCCACGGCGGAGACCACCGACAGGCCCAGCCCCACGCCGGGCGTGCCGCGGCTGGTGTCGCCCCGGTAGAAGCGCTCGACGACGCGCGGCCGTTCATCTTCGGCGATGCCGGGGCCATTGTCGCTCACCACGATTTCCAGCATGTCGCGCTGCGGTCGCTGCACGGCGATGGCGATCACGCCGCCTTCGGGCGCGTACTTCAACGCATTCTCCACCAGGTTGCCGAGCGCCTGCGCCAGCAGCACCGGGTCGCCGACGGCGCGCAATGCGCCACGCGGCGTGAACGCCAGCGCGATATTGCGCAGCTCCGCCACCGGCGCATAGAACTCGGCCACCTCGGCCGCCAGGTTCGTCACGTCCACCGGCACGAAACCGTTGCGGCGGCTGCCGCTGTCGATCTCGGCCAGGCGCAGCAGCGCGTTGAAGATTTTCATCACGCGGTCGACGTCGTTGATGGCCGCATCGATCTCGGCAAACGTTTCTTCCTCGTTCGGGCGGTTGACGGACAGCTCTTCCAGCCGGGCGCGCAGCTCGGACAGGGGCGTGCGCAAGTCGTGCGCGATGGCGTTCGACACGTCCTGCACGCCCGTCACCAGGTGCTCGATCTGGTCCAGCATGCGGTTGACGGTGCGCGTCAGCAGTTGCAGTTCGTCGCCATCGCGCGGCGCCGCGAGCCGGCGCGACAGCTTGCCCTCGATGATCGCGGCCGTGGTCTGGCTGATGCCCTGCACGCGGGTGAGCAGGGCGCGGCGGATCAGCACCCCGCCCAGCGCCGCGCCCACCAGCACCGCCGCGCCGCAGCCCAGCAAGCCGTACACGAACAGCCGTTCCAGCTCGTCGAAGCGGTTCAGGTTGCTGGCGATCAGCAGGCGGTAGCCACGCCCCAGCGTCACGCGTACCAGTTCGATCCGGCGCGGCACGCCGTCGACGCGGATGGTGGCCGAGCTGACGCCGTCGCGGTCCGGCAAGCCCCCGGGCCAGGCGGGCAGGTTGCCGGCCAGCTTCGCGCCGTTCGGGGCCATCAACAGGATGATCTTGCGCACGCCATCGTTGGTGCCCTCCACCTGGCTGTCGATGGCCGTGGTCAGCGCGGCCGGCCCGCCGCGCCGGAACAGGTTGCCGAGGCGCTGCGCTTCGGAGGCCAGCAGCTCGGTGCGCACCTCCTGGATGTTGGTGCGCCACGCGTACCACAGCGGCGAGGCGAACATCGCCAGCACCAGCAGGGTGACGAACGCATAGCCGATCGCGATGGTGCGGGCGGAAAAGCCGGGGAGTCTCATGCCTGGTCCCGCTACGGCTGGTCGGTCAGCATGTAGCCGGCGTTTCGCACGGTGCGCAGCAGCGGCTTGCCGAAGCCGGCGTCGATCTTTTGCCGCAGCTTGCTGATGTGGACGTCGATCACGTTGGTCTGCGGATCGAAGTGGTAGTCCCACACGTTTTCCAGCAGCATCGTGCGCGTCACCACCTGGTTCGCATGGCGCATCAGGTAGCCGAGCAGCTTGAATTCGCGCGGCTGCAAAGCCACCGGCCTGCCGGCGCGCGTCACCTTGTGGGCCAGCATGTCCATGCTCAGGTCGTCCAGCGTCAACGTGGTGTCCACCGCCTGCGGTTGCGCGCGGCGCAGCAGGGCGTCGAGGCGGGCCAGCAGTTCGCCGAACGCGAACGGTTTCACCAGGTAATCGTCGCCGCCGCTCTTCAGGCCGTGGATGCGCTCGTCCACCCCATCGAGCGCCGACAGGATCAGGATCGGCACGCGGTTGCCCTGCTGGCGCAGCGCCGCCACGATGGCCAGGCCGTCGATCCCGCCGGGCAGCATGCGGTCCATCACGATCGCGTC belongs to Pseudoduganella albidiflava and includes:
- the lspA gene encoding signal peptidase II; protein product: MNRLGRTSLLLLVLFSCVGCDQATKQLVRVCLPDPVTYSFWGDFVRLQHVQNHGAFLNLGATLPEPVRFAIFTIAIALVLAGLVAYAIRKPGIITIHVVAIALIAGGGAGNLIDRILFGGGVTDFLNIGIGPLRTGIFNVADVAIMAGAGLLLYRGRRGGGRAPGSR
- a CDS encoding sensor histidine kinase — its product is MRLPGFSARTIAIGYAFVTLLVLAMFASPLWYAWRTNIQEVRTELLASEAQRLGNLFRRGGPAALTTAIDSQVEGTNDGVRKIILLMAPNGAKLAGNLPAWPGGLPDRDGVSSATIRVDGVPRRIELVRVTLGRGYRLLIASNLNRFDELERLFVYGLLGCGAAVLVGAALGGVLIRRALLTRVQGISQTTAAIIEGKLSRRLAAPRDGDELQLLTRTVNRMLDQIEHLVTGVQDVSNAIAHDLRTPLSELRARLEELSVNRPNEEETFAEIDAAINDVDRVMKIFNALLRLAEIDSGSRRNGFVPVDVTNLAAEVAEFYAPVAELRNIALAFTPRGALRAVGDPVLLAQALGNLVENALKYAPEGGVIAIAVQRPQRDMLEIVVSDNGPGIAEDERPRVVERFYRGDTSRGTPGVGLGLSVVSAVARLHGGVLLLADNRPGLRATLQVAVSPAGGTQA
- a CDS encoding response regulator transcription factor, which translates into the protein MKLLLVEDNERVARFVKKGLAEAGHTVDHADNGRDGMNHAVSEPYDAIVMDRMLPGGIDGLAIVAALRQQGNRVPILILSALDGVDERIHGLKSGGDDYLVKPFAFGELLARLDALLRRAQPQAVDTTLTLDDLSMDMLAHKVTRAGRPVALQPREFKLLGYLMRHANQVVTRTMLLENVWDYHFDPQTNVIDVHISKLRQKIDAGFGKPLLRTVRNAGYMLTDQP